The following DNA comes from Balneolaceae bacterium.
TTCCCGCCTTTTTTGTTCAAACAAACATCCCGGATATCGGATTACCAGGTAAATACTGCTCTGCCCGATTCGATCTACCAAAAAGACGAGATACTTATGCAGGCTGACTCAACTTTTATAGCGGAAAGAGAAATGGAGATTGAAAGGATACCCCTCACCGCTGACGAAACAACAGCATATCAGACCATTGACAGCACAAGAACTTTTGAGGAAGCCTTTAAGCCGGAAGGTTTTTTAGCCAGAATGGTAGCTGAGGAGGATGGTTCAGCGGACGATGATTCCGGTTTTTTAAATTTGTTGACAAACTGGCTACCCGATGGGTTAGGTGTTCGTGGACATTTCAACAGGATGGATGGTTATCATTTAGGACTTAACTATGAAAATGAGTTTGATGATACAGGATTTAAAATATCTGGATTTGGTGGATATAGTTTTCACAGCGAAATGTGGGATGTGGGGATTAACCTGAACCAGGAACTTTTTGAAGTTGGGAATACTGATATTGGTTTGAATGCTGGTTTCGAACAAATAACCGATGTACGATTTGAATCCCGATTCTATTCACTTGGAATGAACAGTGTGCAATCCTTGATAGGAACCGAGGACTATTTTGATTATTTCAGAAATGAAAAAATGTATGCCGGTATTACACTTGAAGATCTATTTGGAGATACTGACTTAACACTATCAGCCAACAGGGAAAACCATATCTCTTTTGATGAAAATTCAGTGTTTGATTACAGTCTGTTTGGATGGCACAGAACCAGGAGAATCAACCCGCAAATTGAGGATGGAACACTGCATTCTATATCCGGTGAGCTGGCATATAACAAAACCGGAACTGATTTTGGATTTGCCGGCAAAAACCAAGTGATTTTTTCAGCTGAACATAGCAGCGATGCGCTGGGTAGTGATTTTAATTTCACACGATTGAATCTGCGTGCAGATCTGCATATAAACACATTTTACCAGCGGCGGCTATTTGCTAATACGTTGGATCTTACATTTTCAGGCGGAACAGCAATCGGGGATTTACCTCCTCAGCGTTTAGGTATTGCTGATGTTGCTATGGGCAGATTTACTCCATTTGGCGTCATTAAAACTCGTCATTCCCTGCCGTATGCAGGGAGCAAATACTGGACAGTCTACGGTGAACATAATTTCAGAACAATTCCATTTGAACTGCTTGGAATAAATTATTTTGTAGATAAAGGATGGGGAATAATCCTGTTTGGCGGGGCGGGTTATGCGGATTCGAAAGATGTGGAACCGTTCAATCTTCTACTGTCAAATGGAGTTCACACGGAGATTGGGGCGAGTCTTAACAGCGTTTTTGGAGTAGTCCGATTGGATTTTGCCAAGCGTTTAGACGCACCCGGATTTTTTATCGGTTTCAGTGTGCCGCGCTATTTCTAATGGAAAATCTCACCAAAATAAAAAAGGCGAGCCGTAAAGCCCGCCTTCTTAGATCAGATTCAATTAGACCGATTAGTTCATCGGGGTAAATGAATGCGGATTCACAGGATGTGATTCTGCTCGTCGGTTTTTCTCACATCCGGGTGTATTAGCGTCCATTTCGGCCTCGGCACATGGAACTGGTGCTTTACCTAAACCACGAAGCTCAATTCTGTCTTCGGCGATGCCGTTCTGCTTATAGAAATCTGCAACAGAATTTGCTCTCCGTACACTTAACCGGAGGTTATACTGATCGCCGCCAATATGATCTGTGTAGGCGTCAATTCGTACACCAAATGCCTGGGCATCCAGCAGTCTTTCCACATTGAGAGACAACAACTGAGCGGCTCTGTCTCTAATATTTGAACGGTCAAATCCAAAGTTAATAGTGTTCAGTTCTCCTTCTCTGATAAACGGCGGATCTTCTGGATCCAAAGGATTTGTACCCTCTTCAATTTCCAGTCCATCACTGAATCCGTCACCATCAGTATCATTGTTTATCGGGTCTGTTCCGTGAGTGTTCACTTCATCACCATCTGAAAGCCCATCTCCATCTGTATCAGGATTCAGAGGATCGGTTTCGTATTCATTTATTTCATCACCGTCGTTCAGCCCGTCTTCATCTGAATCGGCATTCAATGGATCAGTATTATAAACGTTCACTTCATCACCATCTGAAAGTCCATCCTCGTCAGAATCAGCTACTAATGGATCTGTTCCATGTTCGAAGATCTCATCATAATCATTCAATCCATCTTGGTCTGTATCCGGCTCCAGAGGATTGGTTTCGTACACATAAATTTCGTCGTAGTCATTCACTCCATCTCCGTCACTATCACGCTGTTGAAGTTCTTCATCGGAAAGACTCATCAAATATTCAAGGGTTAACGGATCTGGTTCAGGACCGGGGCCACTCGGGCCACAACCTGCAAACATCAAAGAGGTTATTAAAATTATGGATGATATAAACTTAAATGTTTTGAGCATATCGTATTGGATTATTCAGTTAGCAGTTGTATATGTTTTGGTTCTATTACAAAAATACAGAACGATATTAGTAATCAAAAGGTTTTTTGACTTATAAACCGGAAAGATGATATATTTGATGCCTCGAAAGGGGCTATAGCTCAGCTGGCTAGAGCGTCGCGCTGGCAGCGCGAAGGTCCGGGGTTCGAATCCCCGTAGCTCCACATAAGAGATAAAAGCAAGAGTTGTTTTGGTTTATATTAAGTAGAAAAGCTTTTATCTTACCTATTCGGGGCAAGTTCCATACAGCCAGCTCCCTGTGAACTCCGTCAGGGTCGGAAGGCAGCAGCGGTAGCAGGTCGTAGCGGCGTGATATGGGTAGCTTGCCCTCTTTTTTTATTTGCCCCAAATACTTCACATTTTTTTAAACCTGAGTTAAGGTCAAAGGTCAGAATTACAAACTCTCATCAATATGCCCTGCAATATGTCTGGCATGAATTCTCGTATTTTCAATAAACAGACTGCTGGTATCCATTCCGCCACAGACCACTCCGGCTACGTAAAGTCCTTTCCGGTTGGTTTCTAACGTTTTTTCGTTGTGAACAGGCATCCGTTTTTCATCTTCAGTCAGATCTATGCCCAGTTTTTTCATCAATCCAAAATGAGGATGATAGCCGGTCATAGCCAGTACAAAATCATTCGAAATGGTTTTTATTCCCTCCGGGGTTTGAATGTCCACTTCATCTTCGCGTATTTCTACAAGTTCCGAATTGAAATGAGCGGATATAGATCCTTCCTTGATTCTATTTTCTATATCGGGTAAGACCCAGTATTTAATGGTTTGTTTCAGTTCAGACTCCCTCACAACCATTGTTACATTCGCATTTTTTCTCCATGTTTCAAGTGCGGCATCGGCTCCTGAATTTCCGGCTCCAACAATCACTACATCCTGCCACGCATATTTATGTGGATCATCATAATAGTGAGTAACTTTTGGGAGTTCTTCGCCGGGGATATTCATGAGATTTTCTTGTCCGTAAAAGCCGGTAGCTAACACAACTTTCTCACCCTTGTAACTCCCTTTCGGTGTATTGACCAGGTACTCTCCATCCTTTCCCGTTACAGATTCTACCTCTTCATAGAGGCGAATATTCAAATCATAATGTTCAGCTGCCCGTCGATAATATTCAAGTGCCTCTCCGCGAGTCGGCTTCGGATTATGCGAAATGAATGGAACATTCCCGATCTCCAGTTTGTCAGAGGTCGAGAAAAAAGTCATATTAGCAGGGTAGTGAAAAATGGAATTTACCAGGCATCCCCGCTCGATTATTAAGGAGGGAATATCTCTGTTTTTTAACTCAATAGCCGTTGCCAGCCCAATAGGTCCGGCGCCGATAATAATTACCATAAATAGGGTTTGTTCAGTTTCATTTTAAAAATCAAAAATACGAATCCTGCAGGTAAAATGTCATTAAGCTTGTCGATTGCACAAATAGATGAAATCAGTGAAGATCAGATAAAATCGCAAAAATAATCGCCTATTTTTTTATTAATCCATCCATTTGGCAAGCTCCAAAAACCAACGTGGCCACCCCTTGGTGTAAAATGAGCAGTGATCTTTGAATTTTTCCGAATCTGTTTCACCGGCGTCCACTTGAATGGACACATTGGATCCTGGCGGCTGTGAATTACAAGTGTATCTGTGTTGATTTGATCCACAAAAAAAGCACTTGAACACTGGTAATAGTAGTCCTCTGCATCTTTAAATCCGTGAATAGGCCCGGTAATCTGATCGTCAAATTCATACAATGTAGATCCCCTGAAGGCAGGCAGATCCGGGTATTTGGCTCGTTTTTCTTTCAACTTTTCTGTTAGTGTTTGCAAGAATAGGATGGAGTAGAGCCGGTTGAAACCATTTTCCAGATTCCGGGAACCTTTTTTCAATTCAAAGGGAGTAGAAATGGCAGAGATTGCTTGCAATGGATGATATCTATTATGTTTCTTTAAAAAATTCAGAAGGGCACTGCCTCCAAGAGAGAAGCCCGCTCCAAAAATGGGAGATTTTGGGAAATGATCCTGAACCCATTTAAATACTGTTTCAAGATCATCGGTTTCTCCGGAATGATAAAACTTGCGCTGCCGATTCATTTTTCCTCCACAACTCCTGAAGTTCACCGCAACTGTGGAAAAACCGCGGGTTATTAGATGCTCTGCAAGCTGCGTGATGTAAAATCGCCGTGAATGCCCCTCCAGCCCATGGAATAACACTGCAACCGGACTGGCTGAGCCATTGTCAATTACATCGATTTCAAGGTAATCGTCATCGGGAGTATCAATACTCAGTTTCTCTGAGTGCAGGCCTGGTGATTCAAAAATGAGTGAACAAAGAATGGTGTGAGCATGGCCATTAAAACACCAGGGAGCTGATTTGAATGAAGATTTTTTCTCATGATTCATATGCTAAAAGGTAACAAAGTTGTTTTGAAATCACAGGTAGTTGTGTCTGAAATCATTGAAGATTTTGGCAATCACATTCTTTATCATTTTATCAGAACTTAATCTATGACAACAGTTATGCCCGAATATTCCCAGAAGCAACCCGTGAAGCGAATTGCTGCTATAGACATTGGTACCAACTCTTTTCATGCAGTTATTGTAGATGTATACCCGGATGGAAGTTTTTACACCATTGATAAATTGAAAGAGATGGTTCTGCTTGCGGAAAAGGGGTTTAACAACCGGCTATCTGATGCCGCTTTTGAACGAGCTTTAGATGCACTTCAAAAAATAAAGACCCTGTGTGATCACCAGGGAGCAGAGCGGATATTGGCCTATGCAACCAGTGCAATCCGCGAGGCAGAGAATGGCGGAGAATTAATTCAAAAAGTGATTGACAAAGTGGGTATAAAAATTGTAGCCATTCCCGGACGTGTGGAGGCAGAATTGATTGGACTTGCCGTTCAGCACGGGGTTGAAATGCCTGCCAGTCCCTCGATGATTATGGATCTGGGTGGAGGAAGTGTAGAGTATATTATTGCAAATAAAGAGAAGTTCTTTCATCTAAGCAGTAAAAAACTGGGCGTGGCCAGGATGACATCCCGGTTTGTGGACAACGATCCAATCTCAAAACAGGAGATCCAGAAGCTTGTTGATCATTATCAATCAAATCTCACAGATGTAGCTCAGTCCTTTGCATCACACAGGGCTTCCATGTTGATTGGTTCTTCGGGTACGATGGAAAATATTGCCTTGATGATTGCATACCGGAATAACAAAACCCCGAATTTGAGTGTAAATGAACTTGAGTTTACAGCCAGAGAGTTTTTTGATCTGTATGATGATGTTATCGGGATGAACTATAATGAACGCTCTCAGTTAAAGGGACTTGATGAAAAGCGTATCAGCCTTCTCCCGGCTGGTCTTGTATTGGTTAATTATGTATTGAAAACATTTGGGATTAAGCGGATTAAAATGTCATCGCAGGCACTTCGTGAGGGTATTATCCTTCGGTATATCAAGCAGGAAATGACCTATTTGAAGGAAACAGAATTTATAGAAAGTCCGCGCCGCCGCAGTGTAATGGAACTTGTACATAAGTGTAACTGGCACGAGCAACATTCAAGGCATGTGGCAAAACTTGCACTTCAACTGTTTGATAACTTCCGGGAAGAACTGAGTCTGGAAGAGACAGATCGCGAGTTGCTGGAATATGCCTGTTTTATGCACGATATCGGGTATCATATTTCACACCGAAAACATCATAAGCATGCCCTGTATATTATTCGCAATTCCGATCTGAAAGGATTTAAAGAAAACGAGATTGAGATTATGGCCAACGTATCGCGGTATCACAGGAGATCCACGCCTAAATCGCGCCATAAACATTACGATAAGCTTCCCAAAGAGGAGAAAAAACGAGTAAAGAAACTTTCGGCAATCATCCGTATCGCCGATGGACTGGACCGCAGCCACTATCAAAATGTGCGGGGTTTGGAAATTGAGAAGACAGCCGATCAGGTAATTATTCATATAAAAACAGAGTCTGATCCGCAGCTGGAAATTTGGGGGGCTATGCGGAAAAAAACTTTATTTGAAGAAGTAACCGGAAAAACTCTGAAGATAAGAGAAGTGGAGACATTTTCGCCGGCGATGGTTTAGCTTGGGTTAATTCTCTTCCTGTTGTTTTTGATACTTCTTCAATTTCTGAATGTATTCATACCTTGCTTTTATACCTGTGCGATTTCCATAAAATGTACCCAGTCCACATGCCAGGGCCAAAACAACTAACAGCAAAATTTTATTGGTTAAAGTTGAGGCGCTTACAAAGAGGATCCAAAACGCCGGAGGTAAAAAAATAAATCCGCCAAGAGCATAGTGGGCCTGCGTAGGGGCCGGTACTTTTCTGATAAAACGTTTTACAGCATTATAGGCTAAATTCATATAGATTAGTCCGAAACCTAAAAGTACAACCAGCCCCAGCCAACCCGGCTCTGATACGAGGTAAAGAAACTGATCTGAAAAAATAATGATGGCCAGCGAAATCATAACTACCCATGTTGTGTAAGCAAAAAATCGGGCTTTATCCTGCATATGTAACTATTTTTAGTAACATGATAGGTAATCTAAATTATGGGCATCTAATACCGGCGCGGAACTCTTCCATTCGGAGATGAACTCCTTTCGAGATTGTTTAAAAGAGGTAATTTCTGGAATAAACCTTGAATCTGTCCTCCGGAGAGAGATAACCTGAATGAATAATACTGGAATTCCCCGAATGGGTTGAAGTTGAAAGACAAGTTCCAGCAAACCATCGATCGGTTCAGGCTAAATTGCGAGGGAGTAAGCTCTTTCTCAATAAAATCGTACCCAAGCCGGGTTCTAAAGCTCCATTTTGGAGTCAGGTTAAATTGAATGTTATTGGCATTTAGCACGGCAGATTTTCTGGCATCCTGTCCGTGCCGATAGGTCCATCGATAGCTGAAGTCCAAGCCCATTCTAAATCCACTGTTAAACCCCTGAACAGGTCGCGAAAAAAACCGGGTGTCAACCGGGCTGAAAAATGTTTGATCGTATGGATCGTAGGGCCTGTACTCCGGGGTAGTAATTCTTGCTCCGCGTTGGTTTCCTCCCAGTGTTATATCTGTGGATACACTCAAACTGTAGCTGAGTGGCTGTAAAAATTTGTTGGTATCCTGCCAGATAAACCGGTTAATTTCACGTCCGTCCTGGTCTCTCGTATAAAATGAATACGCGGCACTGGCCCGAATTCTAAAATTGTTTACAGCACTTGAAGAGAGCGAGACATTCATACGTCCGAAATTGAGGCTGTCAGCTGCAAAATTATAGCTCGAAGTTGCTGACAAATTATCAATCAGGCGCAGATTATTTGATTTTACTTCCCCGGTTGAATCTCTTCGAACTCGTTTGGTTTCAAGAATATTCGTAACACCGAAAGACATGGTTCTCTGTTCTCCTGCTCCGGGTCCGCCAAATATGGCATCCTCAAAAATAGAATATTCCTGCGTGTTTCCGAGTGTATCCCGCTGGACTTCACGGTAAATTCCCCACTGGTCGGATGAAAAATCGGGCCTGTAGCTAAAACTTATATTCGGCCGAACGGTATGTCTTACCCCTTCAAAACTTCCCGCCTTTATCTGTGAAATTCCATAAAAAGTAGTGTTAAAACTTAAATTGGTTGAAAAGTCCCGGGTTGTTGTAAAACCAGGTTCTTTAAAAGTTTCGACACGATTATCTTCTTCGTTGAACTCTTTTCGTATTGTGGCAGGATACCAATATTCGTTATAGTTGATCCCGGCGCTCACATTCAGAAATCGGCTGGGGATAAGCTGACCGGCACTAACCTGAGCTCTCTGGATAAAACCGTATTGGAGGTGATCATCCTCGCCGGTGGCCTCCTCATATTTTTGCGGATCTAACAGAGCCTCCAACCAATTTACCTGGGCTGAGTCTGCAGCAATCGGTCGGAAGGTGTAACGGGAGCTGAAGTTGTTTCGGTAATTTATGGAAATTCGTTCATACCACTGTTCATCCATGCCCGGGTTATCGGATTTGAAGGGTGAAAATTGCCGAAGCGAAAAGTTCATTTCGGGACCTGTAAGGCGAGTGGTATTTGTAGAAAATTGCTGGTTGAGGTTCGAGCTCACACTAAAATTATATGTATTTTCGGGATGACTATACCGGTAGGATACACGAGATGTTGTACTTGTTTCGGCGCGTTCATCCAGATCAAATGAATTTCTTCGAAAATAGTCAGCAGTTCTTAGATTTATATTTGCAGAAAGTGAAGCGTACGGTGAAAGTTCCTGGCTGTGATTAACCGATAATCGTTTGGTGGTTGTTTCCGTAAAACCTGGATCAGTCGGCTCAAGACCTCTCTCTTTTGAATATCCAATGGTCACACTCCCGTTAAAATTACCGGTTTTCCTGTACTGCATGCGGGTTTCGTTAAAAATGGTGCCGGATGTAAAAACATCGAATGAAGTTTGTGCGGTAAAGTAGTCACTAAAGTATTGAAACCAACCCAGATTTTGCAGGCCAATACCCCTGGCACCGGTGTTTTGAAATGAATACGTAGGCTCCAATAAACCAGACTGTCTCTGCTCAAAACCAGCGGGAACATATCCAAAGGGAAAAACCAGCGGATAGGGAATATCAAGAATAAATAAACGGGCATTGGTAAAAAATATCTCCTCCTCTTCAACGACTTTCATCCGTTGGGCCTGGATATAGTAATACATGTGTTCCGGAGGGCAGGTGGAATAAATTCCATCCTCAATAAAAACTTCATCCCGCGAAACATTTTTAACTTTTGTACCAATCAGGTGGCCGTCTGCCATACTCATTTCGGCAACCTCAAATTTACCGCGTTCTGTTTCGTAGTTAAATAAAATACGCGTACTACGAAGTTCCTGGTCGTCGCGTGTTAGAACTGGGTGGGAGAGCGTATCCTGTGCGGAACTGGCAGTAGCCTGTAACTGGCTTTTATCGAGATTTAATTCAATAGTGCCGGCTTTCAAGTTTCCGCTTTCATGGGTCACAGTTGCGGCGCCGTAGAGCATGGCAATTCGTTGCTCACCGAAGGTAAATGTGAGGGAATCGCGAGCCTGGAAGTTGACCGATCCTTCAGTGGCTTGTCGGTCGGCACTGCGGTTTTGTGCTGTTTGTTGGGTAGCTGAGCCCGGATCGAGTCCCGGAGGTGGTTGTTGTTCACCTGGTTGAAAATTTCCGGGAATGGGAGTTGAAGTTGTATCTGAAGGGCTTACCTGCAGACTGTCTGCTTCAACCTGGCCATACGCGTTTCTGCTTCCCAAAAAAAGGAATAGGACGAGTAAAAAAAGCCAAATTTTATGGTTTCCAGCAATATGAATCAGCATGCTTTAAGCTAAGCATCACAGCTCTTCAAACGCAAGGCTGGCTGCTCCAAGAAGTGCGGCGTCATTTCCCAGCGATTCATAAATAATATCAAAATCTTCGCGGTAGGGGGGCATCAGGTATTTTGTGGCTGTGGTTTTAGCCGGATCAAGAATAAATTTACCGGCCTTGGCTACACCACCACTCACTACAATTTTTCTGATATCGAGGGTATGTATATAATTTACAATGGCATAGCCAAGTTTTTCGCCGGTTTTCCTGAGGATTTCAATAGCAAGTTCATTCTTCTCCTTGGCAGCGTGATACAGATCTACCGGTTCCAGTTTTTCGAAATCTTTGTGAAAGGTTTTGTACAGGGGGTTGTCTTCATGCTGGCGAATGGTATCTGCAGCATAGCGGCTCAAAAACCGCTGACCAAGATAAGCTTCAATTCCGCCGCGCGTATTGCTGTTCGAAAGCGGTCCATGGTAATCGATGATTACATGACCCAGTTCGGCCGCCATTCCGTTTGTACCGCGGTAAATTTTATTGTTGTAAATGATACCTCCGCCAACACCCGTGCCGAGTGTAATCATAATGAAATCATCAAAATCTTTACCCACTCCAAAACGGGCAGAACCAAAAGCGGCAAGATTGGCGTCGTTTCCAATTACACAATTATAACCGGTACGTTTTTTGAGAGCATCGGCAACATTTTCGACGTTAAATCCCGGAAGGTTTGGTGGATTTTTTACCGTTTTTCGGTCCATGCTTACCATTCCCGGCATTCCCATTCCAATTCCAATCGGCTCTTCACCGTGTCCATCCAAAAGATCTGATACAGCCATTGCAATCCTGTCGTACACATGTTCTTTACCCATATCAGCGTGGGTGGGGATGCAACTTGTTGTTATGAATCCTTTCTTTTTATCTACCAGTGCGGCTTTAATATTTGTACCGCCTAAATCAATACCTATTGCAATCATATCTCAATATTTTGTGACAACAGATCTGTAAAAAAGGAAAAATATTTAAAGGAAAGCATAAGGTATTATTCAGTTTTTTCGACTTTATAAACCGTCTCATTTGGTTTTTTCATACCGTAGTCTTCCCGGGCAATTTTCTCAATCAGATCAGGATTATTTTCAAGTTCTTCAATTTTTTTGTCAAGTTCAGCCGCTTTCTGCTCATACTCAGCTGTTCGTTCAATCAAATCTTCTTTTTGATTTTCCAACTGAATTTTGGTCATTAAGCTGTAAGTATCAAAAAAAAGAAACCAAATAACGATACAGGCAGCAAGCAAGCTGATGAGCAGTGACTTATTCCAATGTAAAGGATTTAAATACTCGGAGTTCATGGTTCTGTATCTATATTTTTACGAAATTAATTCAAATTAAGCGTAGAAACAAAACCGAATGTCTCTATTTGTGGGTGAAAGAAGATTAAATGTTGGGTGTTTTATTGTATTTCTGTTGATTTTTTTTACGGAATCATTAGCTGCACAAAAGGCTGATACCAGTTCGATTGAATGGGTTAAAGTCTTTTTTAATATGCCTGCCGATCATACCGTGGCGAAAGAGAGTAACCTGGCAAATGATGAAGCTGATCTCCTGCAAACATTGATAGATCTTATTGATTCTGCAAAGTACAGTGTAGACTTGGCAGCTTATGATCTTGAGAATCTAAGAGTGGGAGAAGCTCTGACCCGGGCTGCAGAACGGGGAGTACAGGTTCGGGTAGTGACCGATTACTACAATCGGTTTAATGATCGGGAACTGGATGAAAAGATGTGGGAGATGTTGAGGAATGCGGGGATTTACAGCATTGATGACGGAGGTGAGGTTTTCCATCCGGACGGGTCGGTCACCTCAAACCGTTTGACAGGAGCCAGTTATGATATGCACAATAAATTTGCTGTTATAGACATACTCAGTAACAATCCCGAGGATTATTATGTATGGACCGGTTCTATGAACCTGACCTACACAGGCCCCATCAACACCAACAACACAATTCTGATTAAAGACAGTGATATTGCTGAAGCGTATCATGAAGAATTCAGACAGATGTGGGGTGGAAACAGGGAAGTTCCAAACCCGGAAAAGGCACGATATCATAAAGATAAACGGTATGTTGGCGAACGTGTGTTTTTTGTGGATTCAACCAAAGTGGAACTCTATTTTGCACCCATCAACAGGGACGATACCAAGCCTTCTCCTGCTGAAAGAATTCATGAATTGATTGAAAAAGCGCAACTCGACGTAAACTTTCTGGCGTTTGCCATCACACATGATATCCCGATGAGTCAGGAGATGTGGAGGCGTTCTTTTTCTGATGGGATTAGATTACAGGGATTAATCGATCCGCGATTTTATGCACAGTACAGGAATGCCGGTGTGATCTGGGCCACACCCGAATCGCAACTGGGAACGCGAAATATCAGGCAGGCCAACGAACTGAGAACCCTGCACAGTAAAATTATGCTGATAGATGTGACACAACCGTTTGAGAATAATCGCGGAATTGCCATTACCGGTTCGTATAATTATTCAAACAATGCAGAGCAAAATAACGACGAGAATCTGCTGATTATTCACTCTCCACTGATCGCAAACCAATACTACCAGGACTTTATGGGCGCGATGAACCGTTCAATGGGAATATCTTCACCTCCGGTTCCGCAAATTTATACAGATGAATGGTATCCTGTGAAGGACGTCATTGACGGGAACCTGTTTGAAATAGAGCTCGCTGAGGGATTTGGATACCCGGTTCGGCTACTCGGTGTAGATGCCCCGCGAATTTATGTTGGACAAGATTCATCTGAATATTATTCCGGCCAGGCTGCGGTTTTTCTGTCTAATTTATTAGAGGATAAAGAGGTGCGATTGGAGGGATATGATGCCGGGGTGCCGGAATCGCGCTATGGCTCGTTCAGGGCTTATGTTCAGGCACGGGATGAGAGCGGAGAAGTTATGAATGTGAATTCAGAGATGATTAAAAAAGGGTTTGGAGAGTGGACCCCCTACTATCGTCAGCAGCCGGATTCAATTGATACTTTTCAGCGACTCACCCGATTGGCAAAAAGTATGAGAATTGGAATGTGGAAGGCCCCCGATCGTATTGGAGAAAAAATTGCTCGTGTAGAATTGGGCAGCGACGGGGAAAAAAGAGATGTTACATTTCCGATTAACATTAATATTGCAGATGAAACGACTCTGCAGGCGTTGACCGGTATCGGCCCGGCCTATGCTACCCGAATTGTAAAGTACCGCTTTGAGCATGGTTTGTTCAGCGATATTGAAGAACTGACTAATATTCGTGGAATTGGCCCGGTTACTATGCAGAAATTAAGGCCGTACGTAACGATAGAATAGCAGTTATCATCTGCTGGATTACTTGTGTCCTCAGCATGAATTTTAGATAAGTTGTATTCGAAGCTATCAGATGATTAGGTTTTTCAGATCCATAATAAGCAATGCTAAATCATGATTTCGTTAGCTGCTACCAAAAGATTTATTATCATAGGCAGTTATAATCCAAAAGTTAGAATTGAATGCAGTCAAAGATTTTAAATATTGATAAAGTACATAGCAGCCGGGGAGTATCACTGTTCATTTTAATTCTCTTTCTAAGTCTGGCAGGATGTGTGAAGGAGCAAAAGCAGCAACTGAACTCCTCCAAAACGGAATCGTTGGCGAACGCTTATCGGGATCATTTCAAAATTGGTGTAGCCCTGAACCGGTTCCAGGTAAACGGTGAAATACCCAAAGCCACTCCATTAATCAAACAACATTTCAATTCTGTTACTCCTGAAAATCTGCTCAAATGGGAGCGTGTTCACCCGGAGCCAGGTCAATATAATTTTGGCCCGGCAAATACTTTTGTGGAGTTTGGGGAGGAAAATGAGATGTTCATAGTTGGCCATACACTGGTTTGGCATTCCCAGATTC
Coding sequences within:
- a CDS encoding phospholipase D-like domain-containing protein, whose amino-acid sequence is MSLFVGERRLNVGCFIVFLLIFFTESLAAQKADTSSIEWVKVFFNMPADHTVAKESNLANDEADLLQTLIDLIDSAKYSVDLAAYDLENLRVGEALTRAAERGVQVRVVTDYYNRFNDRELDEKMWEMLRNAGIYSIDDGGEVFHPDGSVTSNRLTGASYDMHNKFAVIDILSNNPEDYYVWTGSMNLTYTGPINTNNTILIKDSDIAEAYHEEFRQMWGGNREVPNPEKARYHKDKRYVGERVFFVDSTKVELYFAPINRDDTKPSPAERIHELIEKAQLDVNFLAFAITHDIPMSQEMWRRSFSDGIRLQGLIDPRFYAQYRNAGVIWATPESQLGTRNIRQANELRTLHSKIMLIDVTQPFENNRGIAITGSYNYSNNAEQNNDENLLIIHSPLIANQYYQDFMGAMNRSMGISSPPVPQIYTDEWYPVKDVIDGNLFEIELAEGFGYPVRLLGVDAPRIYVGQDSSEYYSGQAAVFLSNLLEDKEVRLEGYDAGVPESRYGSFRAYVQARDESGEVMNVNSEMIKKGFGEWTPYYRQQPDSIDTFQRLTRLAKSMRIGMWKAPDRIGEKIARVELGSDGEKRDVTFPININIADETTLQALTGIGPAYATRIVKYRFEHGLFSDIEELTNIRGIGPVTMQKLRPYVTIE